The nucleotide window ACAGCGTGACAATCAGCGCAGATACGGTGGTGATCGCCACGTATTCGCCCACAAAGAACAGACCGAACTTCATCCCGGCATATTCGATGTGATAACCGTCCGCCAGTTCCTGCTCGGCTTCCGGCTGGTCAAACGGGTGACGGTGACACACCGCAACACCGGCGATGCAGAAGGTGATAAAGCCAAAGAACTGCGGAATGATGTTCCACAGATGCGTCTGGCTCTCGACAATGGCGTTGAGGTTGAAGGAACCGGCCTGCGCCACGACACCCATCAGCGACAGACCCAGGAACACTTCGTAGCTCAGCGTCTGTGCCGAAGCACGCATCGCCCCCAGCAGCGAGTATTTGTTGTTACTCGACCAGCCCGCAAACAGCACCGCATACACCGCCAGACCGGCCATCATCAGGAAGAACAGCAAACCGATGTTGAGATCGGTCACCATCCAGCTAGGGGATACCGGCACAATCGCAAACGCCAGCAGCAGCGAAACGAAGGCGATAACCGGTGCCAGGGTAAAGATGAAGCGATCGGTAAACGGCGGAACCCAGTCCTCTTTAAAGAACATTTTGATCATGTCCGCTGCCAGCTGGAGCGAGCCGCCCCAGCCAACACGGTTTGGACCATAACGGTTCTGCCACAGGCCAAGCAGACGGCGCTCGGCGAAACTCATGAAGGCGCCACAGGCCACCACAACCAGCAGGATGACAATGGCTTTTACCACCTGAAGGATGATGTCAATAACGTCCGGTGTCAGCCAGCTCATTGCGCGGCCTCCTGCAGTTTGTCAATTTGCGCACCCGCCAGGAACGGCGGCACGCCTGGCATGCCCAGCGGCAGCCCCACCTGCCCTGCCTGCAGCGCAGCAGAGAAACGCACCGGCAGACGCAGGGTTTCACCGGCACAGACCAGCTCGACCGATGCGCCGGCATTGACGCCCAGCTTCTCCGCGTCCGCCGGGTTAATCACCAGCGTGGCGGGTGCCATACGTTTCTGGAAGGTGGCCGAGCGCTGCGTCATCTCCTCGCTACCAAACAGCTGGTAGTAAGGTGCAACGCGCCACTGGCTGCCGGCGGTGAAGCGCTCCGGAATAGCGGTAAACCACGGCAGCGAACCGCTGCCGGCCTCAAACAGGCGCACGCCCGGATCGCCGAAACGCAGCTTCCCGCCCACTTCGGCCTGGAACTTGTTCCATGCCTGCGGTGAGTTCCAGCCCGGAGCCCAGGCGAAGGGGATCTGCGAACGCGGCGCGCCTGGCTGATTGTTCCCTTCCATGGAGAAGGCGAACATGGTGTCTTTATCCTGCGGCTGACGCGGCTCGTGCACGCTAATGTTGGCCCGGGCAGCGGTACGGCCACTGGCGCGATGCGGGGAACGCGCCAGTTTCTGACCGCGAATGCGGAAGCTGGCATCCGGTGCCGCGTCTTTAATGCCTTTCAGCTGCGGCAGTGCCACCACCACGGCGTCAATGACGTGATCCAGCTGGGTCCAGTCAATCTGACGGCTCTGCACGGTGCTGTGCAGCGAATGCAGCCAGCGCCAGCTCTCCAGCATCACAATGCTGTTGTCGTAGTAAGCCGGATCGTAAACCTGGAAGAAGCGCTGAGCGCGGCCTTCATGGTTAATGGAGGTGCCATCGCTTTCGGCAAAGCTGGCGGTCGATAACACCAGACCGGCTTTTTCCAGCGTGGCGGTACGCTGATGGTCCACCACAATCACGCTGGCGGTGTTGTTCAGCGCCGCATCCACGGTAGCCTTTGGCGCATGACGATAGAGATCGTTCTCCAGCACCACCAGCGCATCAGCTTCACCGTTGCGCAGCTGCTGCAGGGCGCTGTCCAGCGACTGACCGCCCATCAGGCCAAGGCCCATGCTGTTAGCCGCATCGGCCAGCAGCGTAATGCCCACATCGGCACCGCGCGCTTTCAGCGCTTTGGCCACGTTGGCTGCCGCCTCAATCATGGCGGTGCTGCCGGCGTGTGAACCCGAGATGATCAGCGGCTTTTTCGCCCCTGCCAGCGCCTGCACCACTACATCAAGTTTGCTGTTCAGGCTGCTGTCAAATCCTGTCACCGCCGGGGCGCTTTCATCCAGCGCGCTGGCAATGGCAAAACCAAGGCGAGCCTGATCTTCAACCGGTGCGCGATAGCTCCAGGCAGCGATATCATCCAGACGCGTTTCATCAACGTTGGTGACGAACAGCGGATGCTTC belongs to Candidatus Pantoea soli and includes:
- the nuoH gene encoding NADH-quinone oxidoreductase subunit NuoH; this translates as MSWLTPDVIDIILQVVKAIVILLVVVACGAFMSFAERRLLGLWQNRYGPNRVGWGGSLQLAADMIKMFFKEDWVPPFTDRFIFTLAPVIAFVSLLLAFAIVPVSPSWMVTDLNIGLLFFLMMAGLAVYAVLFAGWSSNNKYSLLGAMRASAQTLSYEVFLGLSLMGVVAQAGSFNLNAIVESQTHLWNIIPQFFGFITFCIAGVAVCHRHPFDQPEAEQELADGYHIEYAGMKFGLFFVGEYVAITTVSALIVTLFFGGWHGPFLPPFIWFALKTAFFMVMFILIRAALPRPRYDQVLSFGWKVCLPLTLLNLLATAAVILYNAQ
- the nuoG gene encoding NADH-quinone oxidoreductase subunit NuoG codes for the protein MATIHVDGKEYDVNGADNLLQACLSLGLDIPYFCWHPALGSVGACRQCAVKQFQNAEDTRGRLVMSCMTPASDGTFISIDDGEAKEFRESVVEWLMTNHPHDCPVCEEGGNCHLQDMTVMTGHSFRRYRFTKRTHQNQDLGPFISHEMNRCIACYRCVRYYKDYADGKDLGVYGAHDNVYFGRPEDGTLESEFSGNLVEICPTGVFTDKTHSERYNRKWDMQFAPSICQQCSVGCNTSPGERYGELRRIENRYNGTVNHYFLCDRGRFGYGYVNRKDRPRHPEQLRGNDRIMLNAEQAVNAAADILRQAKKVIGIGSPRASIESNFALRELVGAENFSTGMPAGEQARVELMLKVLQEGGIYTPSLREIESYDAVLVLGEDLTQVGARVALSVRQAVKGKAREMAAAQKVADWQIAAILNIGQHAKHPLFVTNVDETRLDDIAAWSYRAPVEDQARLGFAIASALDESAPAVTGFDSSLNSKLDVVVQALAGAKKPLIISGSHAGSTAMIEAAANVAKALKARGADVGITLLADAANSMGLGLMGGQSLDSALQQLRNGEADALVVLENDLYRHAPKATVDAALNNTASVIVVDHQRTATLEKAGLVLSTASFAESDGTSINHEGRAQRFFQVYDPAYYDNSIVMLESWRWLHSLHSTVQSRQIDWTQLDHVIDAVVVALPQLKGIKDAAPDASFRIRGQKLARSPHRASGRTAARANISVHEPRQPQDKDTMFAFSMEGNNQPGAPRSQIPFAWAPGWNSPQAWNKFQAEVGGKLRFGDPGVRLFEAGSGSLPWFTAIPERFTAGSQWRVAPYYQLFGSEEMTQRSATFQKRMAPATLVINPADAEKLGVNAGASVELVCAGETLRLPVRFSAALQAGQVGLPLGMPGVPPFLAGAQIDKLQEAAQ